The genomic window TTACTATTACGCAGCGGCATCACTGTTGGACGGCGTCGGTCGCCTCGCGCACCGGTTCAAACTCCAGAAGCGGGTCCTGCACACACTCGCGCCACCGTTCACGATGCCCCTCCAGGCGCAGGCGGAAATAGACTACTTCGCGCCTCAACGCAGTGATGTTCCCACCGATGTTATGGCCGAGCAGGTAATGTGCGAGCAGAAGGTCGCCGGCCCGGCCCACCACCTGACGCGGCTCCGAGAGTTCGACCCGCGGGTAAGGTGCGGACCGCAGAAGGGCGTCGGGCCCGTGCTCCCGATAGTAGGCCGCGAGCGCCAAGCTGCCGAAGAGCAGGGCGCGTAGCGGGCCGGGCGGCACGCCGGCGAGGAAATAGGAGTACGGCCCGAGATGGCCCGCGGGGGGCGGTTCGAGCGCCACCCGGCTCACGACCTCCCGCCGGGCGGCGTCGACGAGTGACAGGGGAACCGCCTGCGGCACCACGCCATAGCCCTGTTCGGCGAAAGACTGCTTCTCCCGCTGCCCGAGCATAATCACTCCCTCACACGGAGATTCATCCTTCAAATTAATTTGGGACGCGACCCTTTACCGCATTAGCCCGTGCGCTATAGGTGATACGGCCGGCGGCATCTGCCGGCAGGCGCGCGCGCATCCGCGCTTTGAGATGCGCGCGATCCTCGGACGCCATCGCCGCGAGCTGTGGGCCGACGCTCGGCCCCCCGAGGATGGTCGTCCAATAGTCGTCGAAATCGGCGAACGTCCGTCGCACGGTGATCTCCCGCGTTTCGACCGAATCCAGACCCGCGCCGGTCCACAAGTCCTGCAGCACGTCTATTCGAGACGCGTTAGGGCTCGGCGGCGTCGGGACTGAGACGCCCATCCCACGCATTTCATCGTGCAACGCTTCGTAAGGAAATCCACCGCCCTCCATGTCCCACGCATAGGCTGTGACGATGCCGCCCGGGCAGACCACTCGCACCATCTCGGCGACGCCCCGAGCCGGGTCGGGGACGAAGAAGATCACCAGCGGCATG from Pseudomonadota bacterium includes these protein-coding regions:
- a CDS encoding methyltransferase domain-containing protein, coding for MRWLDVGCGNGAFTEMLVERCAPASVHGIDPSERQLAFARTRPAARVAQFRQGDAMAQPFPDDSFDVAVMPLVIFFVPDPARGVAEMVRVVCPGGIVTAYAWDMEGGGFPYEALHDEMRGMGVSVPTPPSPNASRIDVLQDLWTGAGLDSVETREITVRRTFADFDDYWTTILGGPSVGPQLAAMASEDRAHLKARMRARLPADAAGRITYSARANAVKGRVPN